A genomic window from Flavobacterium sp. I3-2 includes:
- a CDS encoding DMT family transporter, whose amino-acid sequence MNWIILIIAGLFEVAFAFCLGKAKESTGNEMYFWYSGFLVALFVSMTLLIKATQTLPLGTAYAIWTGIGAVGTVLVGILVFKEPASFLRIFFITTLIASIVGLKYVSS is encoded by the coding sequence ATGAATTGGATTATTTTAATCATCGCAGGATTATTTGAAGTAGCTTTTGCCTTTTGCTTAGGAAAAGCTAAAGAATCAACAGGAAACGAAATGTATTTTTGGTACTCAGGTTTCTTAGTTGCATTATTTGTAAGTATGACACTTTTAATCAAAGCAACACAAACTTTACCTCTCGGAACAGCTTACGCAATTTGGACCGGAATCGGCGCTGTGGGAACCGTTTTAGTTGGAATTCTCGTTTTTAAAGAACCTGCTAGTTTTTTACGTATATTTTTTATTACCACTTTGATTGCTTCAATTGTTGGATTAAAATACGTATCGAGTTAA
- a CDS encoding Crp/Fnr family transcriptional regulator → MQINSILDAIYKLPQSSKNKLLNEIEEIHFPKGHLLLKANRIENDIYFIKKGMVRAFTQNPENDVTFWFGSEGFVVISMRSYVSDLPGYEDIELLEDGEFYKLNSNKLRNFFDEDIHIANWGRKFAEQELIFTEERLIFHQFKSAKERYHELLKKNPNLIQRVQLGYIASYLGITQVSLSRIRAEKE, encoded by the coding sequence ATGCAAATCAATTCCATTTTAGATGCGATATATAAGTTACCGCAATCGTCTAAAAATAAGCTTTTAAATGAAATAGAAGAGATTCATTTTCCAAAAGGACATTTGCTTTTAAAAGCGAATCGAATCGAAAATGATATTTATTTCATAAAAAAAGGAATGGTTCGAGCGTTTACTCAAAATCCTGAAAACGATGTTACTTTTTGGTTTGGCTCCGAAGGTTTTGTTGTGATTTCGATGCGAAGCTATGTATCTGACTTACCGGGATATGAAGATATTGAACTTTTAGAAGATGGAGAATTTTATAAATTAAATTCAAATAAATTGCGAAATTTTTTTGACGAAGATATTCATATCGCAAATTGGGGAAGAAAGTTTGCCGAACAAGAATTAATCTTTACCGAAGAACGTTTAATTTTTCATCAATTTAAATCGGCTAAAGAACGTTATCACGAACTTTTAAAAAAGAATCCAAATTTGATTCAACGCGTTCAGTTGGGCTATATTGCTTCGTATTTAGGAATTACTCAGGTTAGTTTAAGTAGAATCAGAGCCGAAAAAGAATAA